One window of Novosphingobium sp. 9U genomic DNA carries:
- a CDS encoding MDR family MFS transporter translates to MDSFSSRFRPHLLRPRRRGIASVNSEVRDGIVPAADRIAQTPHTEDREPRGANYRTVALIIACAMFMENLDATVLATALPTMARDLGVKAPEMSVTLTSYLLALAVFIPASGAAADRFGAKNVFRAAIALFVAGSIACGLAPSLEGMTIARFVQGMGGAMMMPVGRLVLLRSVAKRDMVSAMSWLIMPALIGPIMGPPLGGFIVTYLDWRWIFWLNLPIGFAGILLVGRFIADVREPLQHTFDRGGFALSAVALGCLLAGFEMASRSGSGRLAASLITVGAVAGALYLRHARRVDHPVLDTSLMAVPTFRLSVIGGSFTRITQGAQPFLLPLMMQLAFGLSAAESGAMTLATAIGSFGMKGIAPRLLRRFGFRSSLIWMGLFGTAAYAACGLFRPEWPLPAVFAVMLVSGFLLSFQFTAYNTIAYDEIGKERMSAATSFYATFQQLMLSLGICMGATALHASMTLRGHARPEFSDFSAAFWVVTMMSMLALFANLRFDEKRRSRDQRTRRVNVRDQEPASGERRGSATTQAA, encoded by the coding sequence ATGGACTCTTTTTCCTCTCGTTTCAGGCCGCACCTGCTACGCCCGCGGCGCCGCGGCATCGCATCAGTCAACTCCGAAGTGCGCGACGGCATCGTGCCGGCCGCCGACCGGATCGCGCAAACTCCCCACACGGAAGATCGGGAGCCGCGAGGGGCCAACTACCGTACGGTGGCGCTCATCATTGCCTGCGCCATGTTCATGGAGAACTTGGACGCGACCGTGCTGGCGACGGCCTTGCCGACGATGGCCCGCGATCTGGGCGTCAAGGCACCGGAGATGAGCGTCACGCTCACCTCCTACCTTCTTGCGCTCGCCGTCTTCATCCCGGCATCCGGGGCTGCTGCGGATCGCTTCGGCGCAAAGAACGTGTTCCGCGCGGCGATCGCGCTGTTCGTAGCCGGCTCGATTGCCTGCGGGCTGGCGCCCAGCCTTGAGGGCATGACGATCGCCCGCTTCGTGCAGGGCATGGGGGGTGCCATGATGATGCCCGTCGGCCGCCTGGTGCTGCTGCGGTCCGTCGCCAAGCGCGACATGGTCTCCGCAATGTCCTGGCTGATCATGCCGGCACTGATCGGGCCTATCATGGGGCCACCGCTGGGCGGCTTCATCGTCACCTATCTGGACTGGCGCTGGATCTTCTGGCTGAACCTGCCGATCGGCTTCGCCGGCATTCTTCTGGTCGGCCGCTTCATCGCCGACGTGCGCGAGCCGCTGCAGCATACCTTCGACCGCGGCGGCTTCGCGCTTTCAGCTGTGGCTCTGGGCTGCCTGCTTGCCGGCTTTGAGATGGCGAGCCGGTCCGGCAGTGGTCGCCTAGCTGCATCGCTGATCACTGTGGGAGCAGTCGCAGGCGCGCTTTACCTACGCCACGCCAGGCGCGTCGATCATCCGGTCCTCGATACCTCGCTGATGGCAGTACCGACGTTCCGACTGTCCGTGATCGGCGGGTCGTTCACGCGGATCACCCAAGGTGCGCAACCGTTCCTGCTCCCTTTGATGATGCAGCTGGCATTCGGCCTCTCGGCTGCCGAGAGCGGGGCTATGACACTAGCGACGGCGATAGGTTCCTTCGGCATGAAGGGCATCGCACCGCGCCTGCTGCGACGGTTCGGCTTTCGGTCGAGCCTGATCTGGATGGGGCTTTTCGGCACGGCCGCCTATGCGGCCTGCGGGCTGTTCCGTCCCGAATGGCCGCTGCCCGCCGTGTTCGCGGTGATGCTCGTCTCAGGGTTCCTGCTGTCGTTCCAGTTCACGGCCTACAACACCATCGCCTACGACGAGATCGGCAAGGAGCGGATGAGCGCCGCGACGAGCTTCTACGCCACGTTCCAGCAGCTCATGCTATCCCTGGGCATCTGCATGGGAGCCACCGCGCTTCACGCCTCGATGACCCTGCGAGGCCATGCCAGGCCCGAGTTCAGCGACTTCTCCGCCGCGTTCTGGGTCGTGACGATGATGTCCATGCTCGCGCTGTTCGCGAACTTGCGCTTCGATGAGAAGCGCCGGAGCAGAGATCAGCGGACAAGGCGGGTGAACGTGCGTGATCAAGAGCCCGCAAGCGGAGAGCGCAGAGGCTCAGCGACTACTCAGGCTGCATAG
- the rodA gene encoding rod shape-determining protein RodA, with product MSRSIVPDTIARQPWQVLIPLAALVSLGSAVLYSAAGGHLQPYSLNHVLRFCVFLFAAVMLSRVPRDLFKLAAYPIYGAILFLLVLVELLGAVGGGSQRWLNLGFMTLQPSELMKPGIVLVLARFYDTLPASITASWRGLVPAGALIGLPAVLVMIQPDLGTALAICFGGVVTMFLAGLPLWWFLSAVGAAAVVAPIAFFTLLHDYQRNRVLVFLDPESDPLGTGYHITQSKIAIGSGGFFGKGFGNGSQSHLDYLPESHTDFVFATMSEEWGMLGGLFVLTVFAILLSWGLRVARNSTDRFSRLLAAGMALTIFFYVAINLMMVMGLAPVVGIPLPFMSHGGSSMMTNMICVGTIMAVSRWQRRPSGLS from the coding sequence ATGAGCCGCTCGATCGTGCCCGATACGATCGCCCGCCAGCCTTGGCAGGTGTTGATCCCGCTCGCCGCTCTCGTCTCGCTCGGCTCGGCGGTGCTCTATTCCGCAGCCGGTGGGCACTTGCAGCCGTACTCGCTGAACCACGTCCTGCGCTTCTGCGTGTTTCTGTTCGCCGCCGTTATGCTCAGCCGGGTGCCGCGCGATCTGTTCAAGCTGGCCGCTTATCCGATCTACGGCGCGATCCTGTTCCTGCTGGTGCTGGTCGAGTTGCTCGGCGCGGTCGGAGGCGGCAGCCAGCGGTGGTTGAACCTGGGCTTCATGACGCTTCAACCGTCCGAGCTGATGAAGCCCGGCATCGTCCTTGTCCTCGCCCGCTTTTACGACACCCTTCCCGCTTCGATCACCGCCAGCTGGCGCGGCCTGGTACCGGCCGGAGCGCTGATCGGCTTGCCTGCGGTGCTGGTGATGATCCAGCCCGACCTCGGCACCGCGCTGGCGATCTGCTTCGGCGGAGTGGTCACCATGTTCCTGGCCGGACTGCCGCTCTGGTGGTTCCTCAGCGCGGTGGGCGCGGCGGCGGTCGTGGCCCCGATTGCCTTCTTCACCCTGCTCCACGACTACCAGCGCAACCGCGTGCTGGTTTTCCTCGACCCCGAAAGCGATCCCCTGGGCACCGGCTACCACATCACCCAGTCCAAAATCGCAATCGGTTCGGGCGGGTTCTTCGGCAAGGGCTTCGGCAACGGGTCGCAGAGCCACCTGGACTACCTGCCAGAATCCCACACCGACTTCGTGTTCGCGACGATGTCGGAGGAGTGGGGCATGCTGGGCGGGTTGTTCGTGCTCACTGTCTTCGCCATCCTCCTCAGTTGGGGCCTGAGGGTGGCGCGCAACAGCACGGACCGATTTTCAAGACTGCTGGCCGCGGGCATGGCGCTGACGATCTTCTTCTACGTCGCGATCAACCTCATGATGGTCATGGGCCTCGCGCCGGTGGTCGGCATTCCCCTGCCGTTCATGAGCCACGGCGGCTCCTCAATGATGACGAACATGATCTGCGTGGGCACGATCATGGCTGTCAGCCGCTGGCAGCGCCGCCCCAGCGGGCTGAGCTGA